The window CTCGCCTCCTGCCCCGAACCGTCGGTCACTCCGACTCGATCTCACTCCGCCGAGACGACGCCCTCGACCCGGCCGGTGAGCACCGTCTCACCGCCGTCGGTCCCCGAGCCGTGGTCACTCGTCGCCGACTCGCTTTCGTCCCCGTCGGCGACTCGGACACACGTCACCTCGGCAGTGATCTCGGCACGCGAGGCGGTCTCGGTGTCGGAGCCGGCTCCCGTCGCGTCGTCTCGTGGCTCGACGGCAGTCGTCTCCCAGTCGCACCTGACCGTCTCGCCGGTGTAGACCGG of the Salinirubrum litoreum genome contains:
- a CDS encoding MaoC/PaaZ C-terminal domain-containing protein — its product is MSLPTPGETHSVRRTFTAEDVERFTALSGDDQSIHTEPDEAGRYVVHGLLTATLPTVVGGDLDVLASHMAFDFHRPVYTGETVRCDWETTAVEPRDDATGAGSDTETASRAEITAEVTCVRVADGDESESATSDHGSGTDGGETVLTGRVEGVVSAE